From one Gemmatimonadaceae bacterium genomic stretch:
- a CDS encoding GxxExxY protein, whose product MHVNDVTDNVLGAAVAVHSELGPGLLESVYEAVMACVLEKRGLHVRRQQPIRLRYLGMSLDEAFRPDLIIDDRVIVEIKAAARLEPVFTRQLLTYLRLTGIEVGLVINFGAYSIAGQTRRVVNDYKGDAPGKDPLRSPRLLFPGKSDSHTPDRRPAS is encoded by the coding sequence ATGCACGTGAATGACGTGACTGACAATGTGCTTGGCGCTGCGGTTGCCGTACACAGCGAGCTTGGTCCTGGCCTGCTGGAATCGGTGTACGAGGCGGTCATGGCCTGCGTCCTCGAGAAGCGCGGGCTGCACGTGCGCCGGCAGCAGCCTATTCGCCTGCGATACCTCGGCATGAGTCTCGACGAGGCCTTTCGCCCCGACTTGATCATCGACGATCGCGTGATCGTCGAGATCAAGGCCGCCGCCCGACTCGAACCCGTCTTCACCCGCCAGCTGCTCACGTACCTGCGCCTGACCGGCATCGAGGTCGGGCTCGTCATCAATTTCGGAGCCTACTCCATCGCCGGCCAGACGAGGCGCGTCGTCAACGACTACAAGGGCGACGCGCCGGGGAAAGACCCCCTCAGGTCACCGCGACTGCTGTTCCCCGGAAAATCCGACTCCCACACTCCTGACCGCCGCCCAGCGTCGTGA
- a CDS encoding amidohydrolase — protein sequence MRSLRRLLATSLVAGLTSGAALAAQAPRPNPRVEALKAELARTIDARAQLAQRMVDQVFSFGELGMQEFETSKYLTGVLEQNGFTVERGVAGMPTAWVAKWGSGSPVIALGSDIDGIPQANQRPGSAGRIPLVAGAPGHGEGHNSGVPLNIIAALAVKDIMVREKMSGTIVLWPGVAEEQLAGKAYLVRAGVFNGVDANLFAHVGDEFGVAWGDESALALISAQFRFSGTASHAAGAPWRGRSALDAVMSFANMWEFRREHMELATRSHYVITDGGDQPNVVPATASIWFFFRERDVERVTRMYEEAKVMARAAAAGTFTQLDTVQVIGSAWRPHFNKPIAQAMHANAMRVGMPAWSADDQVMAKSVQRLMQQPDSGLVTRVAPLRSPAETPSGGTGSDDIGDVSWTVPSVTLYYPSNIPGTPGHNWVDGIAMATPIAHKGVVAGAKVQAMTLLDLMMQPTLIRDAKDYFVNVQTRTTKYHPLMAPSDQPATWLNAEKMARYREAMRPFYYDPARFSSYLEQLGVKYPAVAPGVIP from the coding sequence ATGCGCTCCCTCCGCCGTCTCCTGGCGACCAGTCTGGTCGCCGGCCTCACTTCCGGTGCCGCGCTCGCGGCGCAGGCCCCCCGGCCGAACCCACGGGTCGAGGCGCTGAAGGCCGAGCTGGCCCGCACGATCGACGCCCGCGCGCAGCTCGCCCAGCGCATGGTCGACCAGGTGTTCTCCTTCGGCGAACTCGGCATGCAGGAGTTCGAGACCTCGAAGTACCTGACGGGCGTGCTGGAGCAGAACGGCTTCACGGTCGAGCGCGGGGTGGCCGGCATGCCGACGGCCTGGGTGGCGAAGTGGGGCAGCGGGTCGCCGGTGATCGCGCTCGGCTCGGACATCGACGGCATCCCGCAGGCGAACCAGCGCCCGGGCAGCGCCGGCCGCATCCCGCTGGTGGCCGGTGCGCCGGGCCATGGCGAGGGACACAACAGCGGCGTGCCGCTGAACATCATCGCGGCGCTGGCGGTGAAGGACATCATGGTGCGCGAGAAGATGTCCGGCACCATCGTGCTCTGGCCCGGCGTGGCCGAGGAGCAGCTGGCGGGCAAGGCATACCTCGTGCGGGCCGGCGTGTTCAACGGCGTGGATGCCAACCTCTTCGCACACGTCGGCGACGAGTTCGGCGTCGCGTGGGGCGACGAGTCGGCGCTGGCGCTGATCTCGGCCCAGTTCCGGTTCAGCGGCACGGCATCACACGCCGCAGGTGCGCCGTGGCGCGGCCGGAGCGCGCTGGATGCGGTGATGTCGTTCGCGAACATGTGGGAGTTCCGCCGCGAGCACATGGAACTGGCGACACGCTCCCACTACGTGATCACCGACGGCGGCGACCAGCCGAACGTGGTGCCGGCCACGGCCTCGATCTGGTTCTTCTTCCGCGAGCGCGACGTGGAGCGGGTGACGCGCATGTACGAGGAGGCAAAGGTGATGGCCCGCGCCGCCGCGGCCGGCACCTTCACCCAGCTCGACACGGTGCAGGTGATCGGGTCGGCCTGGCGCCCGCACTTCAACAAGCCCATCGCGCAGGCGATGCACGCCAATGCCATGCGCGTCGGCATGCCGGCGTGGAGTGCCGACGACCAGGTGATGGCGAAGTCGGTGCAGCGCCTGATGCAGCAGCCAGACAGCGGGCTGGTGACGCGGGTGGCCCCGCTGCGCTCACCCGCCGAGACACCATCCGGCGGCACCGGCAGCGACGACATCGGCGACGTGTCCTGGACCGTGCCGAGCGTGACGCTCTACTACCCCAGCAACATTCCGGGGACGCCGGGCCACAACTGGGTGGATGGCATCGCGATGGCGACCCCGATCGCACACAAGGGCGTGGTGGCCGGCGCCAAGGTGCAGGCGATGACCCTCCTGGACCTGATGATGCAGCCGACGTTGATCCGCGATGCGAAGGACTACTTCGTGAACGTGCAGACCCGGACGACCAAGTACCACCCGCTGATGGCACCCTCCGACCAGCCGGCGACGTGGCTGAACGCGGAGAAGATGGCGCGGTACCGGGAGGCGATGCGGCCGTTCTACTACGACCCCGCGCGGTTCAGCAGCTACCTGGAGCAGCTTGGGGTGAAGTATCCGGCCGTGGCTCCTGGCGTGATTCCCTGA